The Solanum pennellii chromosome 7, SPENNV200 DNA segment TTCTATCTATGATTTCAGCACCAAAGCCTCACAGACCTCTAAAGCAGCATGTATAGAAGTAGCAAGTGTCAGTATTCCTTCAACTTCTGGTACAATTTGTTGGTTATCATCCAATATTGGTACGGTTTtacattattgattatttataaattagttCAAATACTTGATGATTATCGATTGCTTTAATAGGAAGGGGCAAGTGTAAAAATATTCGTATTTGAGACCACCATTTATGTCATAGcttaattttacaaatttttgtaaGGTTAGTCAAGGCATGCAAGACTAAAGTTGTAAGACATTGTAAACTAAACTTGGCATATTGATGTGCAAGCaaacttttgatttattttttttctttggagTTTGACTCTTTTGACAATTGATGTCTGAAGTTTGACATTTTAAGGCCACCTGAAGCATGTAAATTTGAAAGTTTCAGATATACATATTTTCGAATGTGATGAAGATAGTTTTTATGAAGTTTGCTACTCTTCGAGCTTGCAATAATAGAATTTCTAAGTGTCTTTAATAATATCACTTGACATGAGtttacttttcatattcaaaattcaaaacacCAAAATTGAACTTGTATCATTTAAGCTACTCTAAACTTTTTCTTTGTAAAAGTGAGACACTAGGCAGTACTTGAGCTGCTAAAGTACAAAAACACAAAACTGGACTAGCTTTTGATATTAGGCAAAAGAAACAAATTGACCAAGTAGTAGTTTTTGTTAATGTTTACTCAAATTGTCTTTTAAGAAAACACAAACACACGCATAGCAGGAGCTTAGTGTACCAGATCAATAAGCTTGTGAAAGAAAATGGAGAATCAACACAATGACACCACCATTGCAAACTCTTTAAATGGTAAAGCAATTTTGACTTAGTGGTGACTAATAAAAATCAGATAAACCAAATTTCTAGGCACAGAGAAAAGAATTGGCCTTTGGCCATCACTTACCTTATACCTATAGGATTATAAAACACAACTCAAGCTACTAAACATCATATATGATTGTCACAAATTGCAATAATAGAAGTACAAGACCAGATTAACTACTCATAACCATTAATTTCTGATGGaaaagcttactcttttcttcttttccaatCAGCCTTCTATAGATTCCAAACACATGAGCAGTTAGAGAAAACAATGATTCTACTAACTAGAATGAAACAGCCTGTGCAAGCAGATAACATTGCAGAActgttttatattatttgcaTGCACCTAGAAACAAAATATAGTGTCAATAACCTTTATATATGGAAATCAGATGTCTACCAACTCAGATGAAGTAACTGAAATGGCCTGCAGAGATTAGGTATTGACAATAAGCAGCAGCATCTTTTCTCACATTTCTATCAAAATTCACATCCAATGggtactattttatttaaacataGATAGTTAAGACGAGACGAGACAAAATTGAGACAGGATCAGGGCATGTTTGAAGATGACACATTCTAAGATTGCAAGTTTCAAATAGCAACAAACATCAGCGCTGCAATTGTCACATACTAAAAAACAGATCTTTGAATTGAAGTTGTACCAAATTAACTAGTCAGATTCTAATCTTTGTCTTCGTCAACTTCAGAACCAACTGTTGGATCGGCACTTTTGGTACTTTCAGGTGTCGTTATACGTCCAGTCATAGGATCAACTAATCGAGTGTCCCGTGGACCGCCTTTTTGTCCCATAGCCAACATAGGTGGAGGAGGTAGTACGCCTGCTCGGAAAAGAAGGCGTTGAACTGGATCTGAAGGCTGTGCACCTACGGATAACCAATACCTGCAGAACCATAAATATCAGGAAAAGAAAACATGATTGTATAATCCTGACAAATATCTGATGAATAAGAGTATAAGAACCTATAAGCTTTAGTTCTTGCACAACTACAACAAAATCACAGTATAACAATTTGATCCCTATTTTCCATTTAAACCTTTGCCAGACTAAAAGTTGTGCGGCCACAATCTCATAAACAGGAAACAAGTAATATCAGCTTCAGAATTTATCATATCATTAGTTATGCTCCTGTCTTGTATGAATCAACGCGCACCAGTAATCAAGCACTTTGAGTTTTCATCCCTACAGTACTAGCCACCTTCCTTTTCCTGACTGGTGATAGGTCATAAGTCATCTGATATACACTAGAAAGGAGTTTCAGTCCCTTCAAGAGGTCCACCTTGCAAATAGCTGCGAGACTGCACACCTTTATTTGGAATTATATTGAGCTTTTTACATAAAATTGCTTTATCTTAAAGCCTGTTCTAAAACATTAATCAACTTAATCCTTTGAATGACTCATGAGAAACAGTAGCAAAAACAAGAAAGTCGGTACTAATGTTTTTCTACAAATTGGAAGAAAAAGATCCAACATATATCAACTACAAATTAACTCTCTGACTAACCCAGCCAAAATGAGTCCCTGGAGCAAAGTAAAGGAGTTAAAAAAGagatacaaactaataaatgtCATTCCTTAATTTGTCTTTTCAGTGttacatgatcatttttaaCCTTCCAAAATCACAGCCACACACTCCTAATACGCTAAGCCAAGTCCacaaatacatattaaattatGTGTAGTATACAGCACACTCAACAAATGAACCATTTTATCATGTTTATGGTCCATGTACACAATTAACAGAAGAAACAAGAGAATAAAGATGATAAGATCTTTGATTATACCAAACACAACACTCACTAGTGTTTCGCCCCATCTGCACCGAAGCAAGTCCTAAACAATCATTGCCACTCGAAGTTAACAGTGCAGCAGAGAACCATTTATTATTCTCATCATTGTGAACGGATAACATCATTCCTATTTCCTTCAACTTAAAGATGACAACCCTCATCTTTAGAagcaaaaaaatcaagaaagtctAAAACAGCAAACTATTAACAACTTTCCAGGATGAGTTAGCATATTGTTCACCAGTTCAACCAGATGAATTTTGTTTTTCCAAAGATGCATCTCAATCAAGTGGGCCAGCATTGAACTTTTCATGCTCTCAACAAAATGTACACAGAAATAACTCACAAGAAATTTATAGCACAAGAactcataattataattttcttttataagtaATAAATTCTTGGATGAAGAACCTAAGGGGATACAAGACATACAACTAAGTATACAAAGCCCAAAGGAATACATAACACTCAAAATAACAACCCCCGCCCACCGACACACAAAAAAAGGAGGGGGCTACTGTGGTATAATGCTACTGGTCTCTGAAACTAAATATGTTCAATGAATCTCGATTGCATAGTTATCTTTGCCTTTTCGCCAACATAATTAACATTGGTCCATAACCTCCTTAGCTCCAGTTGCACCTATTCCATACAACTTCCTCGATAACTAAATTCAAATAGCTTATTTGATCCTTTATACATATCTGGCAATGGTCACCCTAGAAATTACCCaaacactttaaaatatataNNNNNNNNNNNNNNNNNNNNNNNNNNNNNNNNNNNNNNNNNNNNNNNNNNNNNNNNNNNNNNNNNNNNNNNNNNNNNNNNNNNNNNNNNNNNNNNNNNNNNNNNNNNNNNNNNNNNNNNNNNNNNNNNNNNNNNNNNNNNNNNNNNNNNNNNNNNNNNNNNNNNNNNNNNNNNNNNNNNNNNNNNNNNNNNNNNNNNNNNNNNNNNNNNNNNNNNNNNNNNNNNNNNNNNNNNNNNNNNNNNNNNNNNNNNNNNNNNNNNNNNNNNNNNNNNNNNNNNNNNNNNNNNNNNNNNNNNNNNNNNNNNNNNNNNNNNNNNNNNNNNNNNNNNNNNNNNNNNNNNNNNNNNNNNNNNNNNNNNNNNNNNNNNNNNNNNNNNNNNNNNNNNNNNNNNNNNNNNNNNNNNNNNNNNNNNNNNNNNNNNNNNNNNNNNNNNNNNNNNNNNNNNNNNNNNNNNNNNNNNNNNNNNNNNNNNNNNNNNNNNNNNNNNNNNNNNNNNNNNNNNNNNNNNNNNNNNNNNNNNNNNNNNNNNNNNNNNNNNNNNNNNNNNNNNNNNNNNNNNNNNNNNNNNNNNNNNNNNNNNNNNNNNNNNNNNNNNNNNNNNNNNNNNNNNNNNNNNNNNNNNNNNNNNNNNNCATATAAAATCACCCTAGAAACTCCCTAAACACTTCAAAGTACTGCATTAAGTCAGCTCCCTGTTCCACTCACTCATTCTTTGGGGCAGCTCATGAGAAAATTTTGTCCATTTTTTGTCACTGATTAAGGCATTGCATTTCTGATATGCATCTGACAACAATCTGGTTTGGCCAGCGTATTCAGTCAATCCCTAAGTCAACTATATTCTTTTCGAAGACTACCAACGAGATGgacagaaaatttaaaatgaccAATTAGCAAAATCTGATTTACGCAACTATAATGTTATTCTTGATCCTACAGCTATAAACCAGTCTTAACCGTACCACTTCATAGCCATACAAgaatttcaatgattttccGGATCAAATAAGCTTTGCCTAAATAGAAAAGCTATACTAAAGTTGAGCTTCCACAGCCTCAGAAGCAACTGAACTATTACCTTTGAGTAGTGTTACATTATTCTTTGTcagacaacaacaacaacaacaaaagcacAATACATGACCTGAACTCTAAAAGGGTTCACCCTTTAACTTGTTGTCAGTCATCTCAACTTTAATAAGAGAGAAAAATGCAATTCAAGAATCTCCAAATTACAAAAGGAACACATGAAATTGGGAATCAatcacaacaaaaacaacaagttTGGAACTTTACTTACTTCAACCTATCAAAATTAAGACCCATCCGTTTACCACCATCTTGCCCtgtacaaaaagaaaattatacaaACTTATGCATCAGCACctcaacaaaacaacaaatatttgaattcaagattcAAAAACTGAGGTTTCTCTCAACAACAGTACAAATAAAGctaaaagatgaaattttttcacATGGGGTTAATCCAAAGTAAGGTGAAATGagtaataaaatcaattttcgATGATAAACAGCATaatcaatcaataaaaattGTGTTTGTTACCTGGTAAAGGATTGTAATAACCAAGTACTTCCAAGTGTTTGCCGTCTCTTGGAGATCTGCTATCGGCGGCCATTACTCTGTAAAAAGGTTTGTTTTTGCATCCAAACCTCGATAACCTTAATCTTACAACCATTTTCAACTGCTCTCCGGCGAGTGAATCAACTATGACTGTCAATCCGGCAACGAATTGTGACTCTAGGGTAACACCAACaccttttttcccctttttgttacaaaaaaatataatacttacTACTAATGtcccaatttttatttaaatgacactttttattttaatttcaaataaattataagatttttaaaaataagttatgatctaaaaatatacttatttttaCCTAGTTTTATTAAGACGTTTTataagaaaggaaaagaaaaacaaattatgATAGTGTGTTTTCGTATTAGGAGTTAATACTTATTATCTATGatactttttaatataaaaacttattttttaaggacagattataattgaaataaaaaagaatttttataataaatataataataataatatatttaataaaattttattagataagatttttgttttatatataaacttattttttatataaaattaaataaaagtaataaaaataataagcgaaacagaaaaataaaataaaataattggttCATACTAGTAATTTGGGAACATAGCAATCAAAATTCAAGTAGCAATCCATTTATACTAGGTATGttattataacaatataaatTATTCTGGATAAGGCATATGCTTTTGGCCTCCAAGTGTGTTGGGTATGAATTTAATcgaatttgataaatttgatccatattttgaatttatagtgatgaattattaaatatgtataaattattaatcTAAAACTTAAAAAAGTTAGAAtctcaaatatataaattttaaattgtcacTCCGCTTTCGAAGAGGAGGTAGTATTGTAGTGTATATCTCCTGCTTCTTGGTAACTGTTCAGAGCATCATAGTTACCTTCTGaagcatttaaatttttttttacttaaagtACAATATAATTATCCGTAATAAGTGAAGATGTTAAAAGGGAACAGGGTAGATTTAAAATTACTTGAAAGAAAGTTGTGTCAAAGACTCACAATTTCTTGGTATCCATATACATGCAAACTAAGCAAAAATTATGGTAtaatagaagaaaaagatttaaTGGTCAATCAACTGATTGAGAACCATGAAGTATGATCGTAAGATCCCAACAGTGACAAACAATACTAgataatttctttcatttgtcATAGACTTAATGGACAGAATTACGTGATCGTGTGTAATTAGTCGAGTTTTGATAAAGTGGCTCAACActacatttatttaaaaaataatgatattatcTTGTTTTAATGTATAAATCTTTTACTATCACACttcaaaactaacaaatatAACTAGTGTAATTCCACAAGTAGATTTCAGTGGATAAGATGTTTTTGAAAGACCTTTAGATGTTCAAAAAAGGTTTGAGAAATATAAGAGTAAaaagatgtaatgaaaataacAAAGGAGAAATTAATGACAACAAAAATAGTAAAGATACGCAAAGTAAAAGAAGCAATAGTAATagtaaaaaattgaagaataagatAATGATAGAATGACAAAGATAATAGTGTGAGAAGAAGGGGGGATGGCGGGGGCATATCAGGTGAGTAGAACTCTAAGctagcgtttggccatagatttccaaatattcttggcaaatattatttgagtgaaaatttgggtgaaatttcaccatctgtttggccataaaatttgggaaatatatttcaactttttagaaaaatatgatttatacccacaagttttaaaaactatcaaaactaactaaaagtttgtattacaagtcaattgaatgttcgttacaacaataacaaataatgtcCATGACACTAAAACGATGTGgtaatttggagtgagtgcaacaagaATTATTCCATGTATCGTGAAGCAGACAAAGtacatgactttgttacctaaagccaatttttaataattttcatcaacaatcatatcattatttaatattcactaaatatttcatcactattttggtgttcacgtaaaaaatgatgtaatacaaCGCAAGCAAAAACTAgagagggtgtttttgtaaaagataaaagattggggtaaaattttaattttcaaaatatcccaaataatgagatttggcccaaatactagaaaaaactagtatttggaaatttgggatatttgccaaaaatatttgccaaataatggcaaattgtatggacaaacattatttgccaaatttttccCAAATATATTTATGGTCAAACGGGCCCTAAGATGTACTGCCTAATCATCTGTTGTCAATTCTTCTTTGGCGGCCTACCGTTACTTTTATTTCTCCCCTCTCACTTTTAACTTCTCACACCTTCACATTGGGGCATATGTAATTCTACTATTCATGTGTTTGAACCCCCATCCCTGAGTTTGTCTAAATTTGTTTATAGAACATGGTTTGGTTTtatgatttcttcattttttttatcaagtacAAAACAGTAATTCGACTCCTCATTGATCCAAAGTATTTATCTTATATGGGGAATACATTCAGAAAACATGCTAAGCAAATGACTTTATTTCAAGTTCAGTACTCTGGTCCTAGGCATAGAGGAATCATAccaatatattttgaaattggtGATTAAACTCTGTTACGATAAATCGATGACTATAGCGTATAGGGAATGTCTTGAGACTGAGAATCAGAGCATCAGCAGTCTTAGAAATCCCATCCCTAATGAGCTAGAAGTGGAATAAGCGCTCTTAGCCTTTGATAATTTGACGCCACGAAGAAGACtataatataaatgatatctCGTGAAAACTATCTCCTATTTTGAAACAATGGTTATGTAGAAATCTTGGAGATCAGGGTGTATTCCCTAAAGTGTCAATTAGAGACATCATTTCCCTTCTGGAAACTAATGTGTAGTAAGGGAAAAATAATTACTACAATAAGTGTTTGTTTGGTCATGCGATATGGTCTTATGATAtggtatcatgatatgaaatcatgagatgaaattgagtttgtttggacatgcgatatggaattttggtgttgtatgttttctcataaacataaaaatctcacaagttctaaaactattaaaataaccccaattgtttattcaatattataaacaaaaaatcGTAAAAtcgtataataaattattataaagttatttgttctccacttaaataattgtttcatcaatatatttgagtagAAATTAACACCTTTCACAGGCTCTTCAAGATCTTATTACTAAACAATCGTGAAGTGTAAGTTAAAGTGACTATATGtcggtgagaataataaattttaaaaagtaatgatgtgattataaattttatttacatgtgaaataaatggttagtagaTACAAATGTagaattttttaacaaaatataaactcttggatcaatttttgtattaaaataactcaaatcatgatatggtattctcatatgattccatatcatggtttttggagaatatggTATCACATCTCATTATATGTAATCATGAGATAGAATCAGCGTAAAATTACATGTCCAAACGCTAATTCTATCTCACGGTACCATATCATGACATAATATTACATGACCAAACGCCTATTAAATAcgagaataaaaaataatcaaaaatatggatgaatatataaaaatccATAATAGAACTTAGGATCTTAAAATTTTGCCCTTCTTTTTTCCTTATTGCAAACTAAAATTGCACTTTTTGGATGCTATAAAGTATTATGTTTTGTCTAAGAAGAATTGAACTTAGCTAATACGAAATTAAGGGCTATACAGTTAAATTTCTttctaacaatttttttctttggaaAGAGTCGAACTTAATTATTCTAAAGTTATTGAGGCTTATATAATAAAATctcattattataatatttttttttcttgaaagagTCAAATCTCATTATTATAACCATTCTTTTTATTTCGAAAGAGCAAAACTTAGATACTAAAGTTAAGgcttataaatcaaatctttctatatcaattatttttgtttgagaaGAGCTGGACTTAGCTAAGTTAGAATTATGCTGATAATTAAGATAtctcaataacaaaaaaaaattctctaagAAGAACTAATCAAGCTAATCTGAAAATGAGGGTTATGCATATCATTAGTAATTGTTTGAGTCACATACCAACCCTGAAAAATATTGACGTAGTTATTTGTCAGTCTGAGGATTCTTTTTTACCGTTGGCTACTTATGTCACCATTTTTatagggaaaattatatataatagcaaattaataatttaaaataaatggagtagctggTTTGATGTAATTGTGCTatatagcaaacgtttgcaaaaaattgtctggcgcctctctcccaaatatctcgctcgccactctcctccaatctctcgctcgcttcctcactttttatacaaacac contains these protein-coding regions:
- the LOC107024345 gene encoding 30S ribosomal protein S16-2, chloroplastic/mitochondrial yields the protein MVVRLRLSRFGCKNKPFYRVMAADSRSPRDGKHLEVLGYYNPLPGQDGGKRMGLNFDRLKYWLSVGAQPSDPVQRLLFRAGVLPPPPMLAMGQKGGPRDTRLVDPMTGRITTPESTKSADPTVGSEVDEDKD